The stretch of DNA ATCTCCCCTCCCGCCTCGCCCAAGAAAACGTCGATCCCCGCATCCCATGGCTTTACAACTTCAAACTTGACTTTCGCTTTCGCTAACCGTAGAGTCAAATTTTCTCCCCCTTATAAATCCTTGAAGAATGGGAGAGGTTAGGTGAGGGTTGATATTAGTGAACTTATAATCCCCTCACCCTAATCCTCTCCCAGAGGGCGAGGGAATTTTAAGACACATTCTTAATAAGACTTGGTATTATCCCTCGATTTTTTTCGGGCCAGCGCATCATATCCTTGACAAAAACGAGGCTTCTTATAATATTTAAACCGTTATTTCGAATGGATGAGCAGGAGTAGCTCAGTTGGTAGAGCTTCTCGTTGCCAACGAGAAGGTCGCGAGTTCGAGTCTCGTCTCCTGCTCCAGAAAATTCTCCCCGGACCGAAAAGTCCGGGGTTTTTTTATTGTATCGAAGATGGCGGGGGGAATCAGTTTTTTGCCGATAACAATTTGGCTAAAACGATCGACAAATGTTCGATGCTTACAGGCTTCATCTCGACATCCCGTATTCCGGCCGCTGCGGCGGATTCGGAAGTAACTCGTTCGTCATAGCCGGTATAAAGAAGGATTGGAATATCCGGACGCCGATGCAGAATTTCTTGGGCGAGTTGCATCCCCGTCATGCGGGGCATGGTTTGATCGGTCATTACCAGAGCGAATTTCATCGGATCGAGAAGGAAGGCTTCTAACGCTTCTTTTCCATCCGCGCATACCACCGAACGATATCCCAGCGTTTCCAGCATTTTTCTTCCCAAATCTCGCAAATATTCCTCGTCGTCGGAGAATAGAATCCATTCCCCGTTCCCCATTTGCAGAGAAGTGTTTTCTTTTTGTTTTTTTTCAGCATCATTACAGACGGGGAGATAAACGTAAAAGGTAGTCCCTTGACCGAGGACGCTATCCAATTGGATTCCCCCATTATGATTTTTCACGATCCCCAGCACGACGGATAACCCCAGGCCAGTTCCTTCGCTTTTATCCTTCGTCGTAAAGAAAGGATCGAAGATTCGATCCCGGATAAGGGGATCGATGCCATGCCCGTTGTCTTTAACCGTAAGGCAAACGTATTTTCCCGGCGGCAAATCCGAGAGCGGGAGCGGTATGTTTTCTTGAATTTCCCGGTCGATTAAGGAAACTTCAAGAAGATTTCCTTGATCGCGCATAGCGTGAGCCGCATTCATACATAAATTCATCAGTATTTGATGAATTTGATTCAAATCCCCCATGACCATCGAATCGCTGTCGATATTTTGTTTGATTTCGATCGTCGTAGGCAAGGTCGATCGCAACAGCTTCAATCCTTCCTTGATCGTCAAGTCGATGGGAAACGGATGTTTATCCATATCGTGTTTCCGGCTGAAAGCTAGAATCTGTCCGATCAGATTTTTGGCTCTCTCGGAAGCCTTCAACACAATGCTCAAGTATTCCAGAACCAATTCCGGATCGTGGTTGGAACTATAGGCCAAATGGGTATATCCCATTATAGCGGTGAGGATATTGTTAAAATCGTGCGCGATGCCGCCGGAAAGGGTTCCGAGGGCTTCCAATTTCTGCGCCTGAAGCAGTTGTTTCTCCATTTGCCGTTTTTCCGTAATGTCGAAGGCGTAATGCAGGAACAAATCCTCGGATACGGGAATCCAGTGAACATCCCAAATCGCGCCATGATGTTCCACTTCCCGCTGCTGAGGTGGGCCGCAAGTCCTTTTTTCAACAGCAAGACACCAGGGACAGGGATCGTCCCGTTTGATCCAAGTATTGAAGCATTGCGTCCCCAGAACGGCGCCGGCTTCCATTCCCTTGCGATTCGCCGCGACAATTTTGCGGGTAATCGGATGGATAAGTAACGCCGCGCAGGGCATGCTGTCCATAAAAATTTTGTTGAGGCGAATCTGTTCTTGCAGCGCCGCTTCGGCCCGCTTGCGTTCGGTGATGTCCCGCAAAAATACTACAAACCTCCCGCCTTCAGCGGGCTGGAATTGGGCGCTGATTTCAACGTCGAAAATGCTCCCATCCTTGCGGCGGTGTTGGGATTCGAAACGTTCCTCGCTCTGCGCCATGATCTTCTGGATGCGCGAAGCTGTAACGTCGATGGTTTCAAGAACATCCAGATCGTTTATACGCATAGCCAGCAGTTCCTGCGCGCTATAGCCGCTCATTCGGCAATAGGTCTCGTTGACTTCCAGCAGACGCCCCTGCAAATCCACTACCCAGAAGCCGTCCATGGCCTTCCGGAGGACTGTCCGGCGCCATTCTTCGCTTTTGCGCAACGCTTCCTCCGCTTGTTTGCGTCCGGCCAACGTTTGGGCTAGTTTTATGTTGCTGTAACTCTGCGTTGAAATCAGGTTGGCCAGCTGGGCGTAAAAGGTCATGACGTTATTGACGGTTTCGCGGCTCCAACGAGGTACGCGATCAAGGGCGGCAATGTACTCTTCTTCATCGAATCCATATCGTCTGGCTTGGCCGCGAAAAGCGATATAATCCGGCGTTTCATCATCGAATAAAAACTGACCCAAAAAGATATTGCCAACATGCTTGCCGCCGATAACGATCGGCGTCGCCAAATCCCACATGTTGTTTTTGCACTTGTATAATTGGAATGCGCCGGGTTTGATGCCGCTGGAGAGCTCCAAGTCGCTTTCCACGCAATACTTGTTCGTTTCGGCGTGGATGCGATGAAACTTAGTGCAGATATCCTGCCATCCAGTAGCGACCAGCACTTTGCCATAAAGATCGATGATGCCGATGCCGATATGCGTTATACGGAAAAAACTGTTCATTATGGCCTGGATTGCCGGAACATTGATGATATCCGACAACTCCAACGCTCCCATATCTCCTTCCGGCGATAGGATAACGTCTATATTCGCTCGAACCCGCCCCTCGCTTTCCCGCAGCGCCTCCTTAGCCCGTTTGCGCTCGGCGATCTCTCTGTTAACGCCAATAAATCCAATCCGTTGCCCTTTGTTATTCAAGATGGGTTGAATTTTGATTTCCACCCAAACCAAAGACCCGTCTTTTCGTTTTTGCTGAATCTCCAGGTAATCGATTTTATTTATCCGTCCTTGGGCTTCGGCTTCCAAATATCTAGCATAAGCCTCTTGCACGAGCTGGTGCGATTCGGGCGTCATGGTCTCTTCGAAGGTTTGCATTATCGCTTCTTCGGGTTCGTAGCCGCGTAGATAGCGTATCGAAGGGCTGATGTATGTAAAGCGAAAATCGTTATCGATCGTCCAGATCACATCCTGGACGTTCTCGGAGAGAAAACGGTATTTGCGCTCGCTCTCCAGCAACTCGCGCGTTCGTTCCTCCACGATCTCATCCATACGAGCGTTTAATGCGCGCAGATTGTCCTCGGCTTTTTTCATTCGCAGCAGGACTCTGATTTTGGCCGCAAGTTCGACGCCGCCGTTAGGATTGGCGATGAAATCGTCGGCGCCCGCCTCCAAACATTGCGCAAAGAATTCCGGCGAACTTATATGATCCGTAAGGAGCGCGATGGGAATATGGGCGGTTCTCTCATCGGCTTTCAATCTCCGGCACATCTCCAATCCGTCTATGCGAGGCGATCGAACATCAAGGATAACGCCATCCACATCCCTTTCGGAGGCTAAGGCCAAACCTTCTTCTGTGGACGCCGCTGTCAGGAGACGATATTCGGGAAAGTATTTTGCCGCCAATTCGCTCAGTAGGGAAATCGTATCCGGTTTATCTTCGACGGTTAGCAAAATATTACTTTGCATGATCCCGCTATTCCTTTAACAATGTATTCCTCAATCCCATTCAAATTTCCTATTACATTGATTTTACAACCTATGGGTATATGCTGAATTTGGATTTATGCGGAATAACTCCATGCGTAGCTGCAAAAAAAAGATGCCGAAATCCCCGCAAACGCTTTCCATTATGAGTCTTATTTGCGGTGTGGTTTTATCTTCTTTTATTATAATTGACCATCTCGCGAAGGAAGGGATAAAATTTATATCGATTATTGCGACGAATGAAATACTGCTTGCCATATCTCCATTGGCTTGGATTTACTAATTCCACAAGAGGCTTTAATTCCATTATATCAGGTAAAATGTTCAGCGCCAAAATCGCTCAAAACAGCGCTTGAAAAAATATTCTTTCCCCTCCAGAATGCCGATTGTTGTGAGAACGCTATCCTTTCGAAATTAACGGGTCAATCGAAAATGAAAAAAGGCGCAGGGTTGATTTTATTCTTTTCCGTCTTGACTCTAGCCATGGCCAACGCAACGGCTTCGGAAAACAACGACGGATGGATCGGCCTGTTCAACGGCGAGAATCTCGACGGTTGGAAAGCGGTGGAGAATCCCTCTTCCATTTCCGTGCGGGATGGGATGATCGTAGGCGACGGTCCCCGCGCCCATCTCTTCTATATCGGGCCGGTTGCGAACCTTGATTTCAAGAATTTCATTTTCCGGGCGGAAGTGTTGACGGTAACGGGAACCAATTCCGGCGTCTTTTTCCATACGAAATACGAGGAAAGTTCATCGCCCAGCCAAGGCTACGAAGCGCAAATCAACAACTCCATGCCGCGCGAGAAGGTCAAGACGGGCAGCCTTTATCAAGTGAAGAACCTTTACGAGACCAGCGTGAAAGACAACCAATGGTTTACGCTGGAGATCATGGTCCAAGGCAAGCGCATCGTAGTGAAAGTGGACGATAAAACGTTGATGGATTTCACGGAGCCGCCGGATCACATGCCGCCGAAAAGCCATCCCGGACGATTTCTCTCCAGCGGAACCTTTGCCCTGCAAAATCACGATCCCAAGAGCCGGGTGTATTTCAGAAATATCCGAGTCAAAATTCTGCCCGATTAATCCCAATCACTACTGAATTTGTCGCTTTTAAATTCCTCTCCCATGATTGGGAGAGGTTAGGTGAGGGTTGATATCTTTAGACATATTATCCCCTCACCCTTGCCCTCTCCCAGAGGGAGAGGGAATTATAAGCAACAATTTTAATAGGGTTTAGTATAATCCCGAATCGTTTCTTTCTCCAAACCGTATCGCTCCACAATAGCGGACTCCACATCGGCGAGCTCGCCGGAAAAGGGGCCGGGAGTTTCCATTTTCAAGGAGGTCAGCGCCGCCGACAGCAGACAGGAGGCTTTTGGAGAATGATGCATCCGCCAATAGCAATACGTACTGAAGCAGGTATCGCCTCTGCCGGTTCTGCCGGTTAGGTTTTTTGAAGTGAAGGGAAAGAAATAGATATGTTCTTCCGCGAGAACCAAAACGCCGGGCGAACTAGTAACCATCACTTCCTGCGCGCCCCAGCTATGCAATAGACGCGCCGCTTTCTCGGCGTCTTTCTCGCCGGTGAGAATTTCCGCTTCGGCGGCATCCGTTTTCAAGTAGGTTACGAGAGGAAGAATTTCCCGCTTGCGATCCCAATCCTTAAAAACCATCGGTCCGTTTTCGTTGACGCGCAGAAAACCTTGAGCGTCAGTCGCGATCTTACCGCGCTGCGCCAATTGCGCGATTAACTCTTCCTGAAATTCGCCTTTCATCAATCCGCCCAAATAATAAATATCCGCTTCGACATCGTCGGGAATGTCGGCGATGACGAATGGATCGGCGGCGCCGAGGGCTTCGCATTTTCGCTTGTCGCGGTCGGGCGTGAAATAAGTATTGCGGATGGAAGTGGATTGGCGGGAGTTTCTATAGATATAAGGGACGTCATGCTTCGAAAAAATTTCCAAGGCGGATTGGTCGTTTTGATTTAATTTCGTCAAAGCCAGAAGATTGGCGCCGATCCGCTTGGCCGTTACGGACGAATAGACTACGGCGCCGCCGATCGACAATTCGCGGCTGTCCGGGGTTATATTTTCGTCTTTGGATATATGTCCTAATATCAGCATGTCGTAATGTTTAGTCATAATTGTTTTCTCGATTCGCTTTGCCTTCGTCAGTCTTTGGCTTTCACTTTCCAGAGCATGGAGGATAACGCTACGGCGAGGATGGCCGCACCCAGCCAAAAAAGAAAGGCGGAATGGAAATTATGGACGGTTTGGCCATCGACGATGGTTTTGCCCGCTTTGATTAAATCGCCGCTTATCCATTCCTGAATCGCCGCGCCCAGGTAACTAAAGACGCCGACCAATCCCATCGCGGCCCCCGCCGCCCGTTTGGAGCAGATATCTACGGCCATGAGTCCGCCGAGAAAAACCAGCAATCCGCCCAGGCCGAAGCCGAATAACGAAACGCCCAAGACATGAAGATAATGGAATTTCGTCCCCACATGCAGCTGAACGCCTGTATCGATAATGTTGTAGTCCGTTAGTCCCAGCGTCCATCCCTGGCAATGAATGATCCAGTATTTTTGCTCTTGTTCGTTAGAATCCTTATAGGTTCCGGATGTTGTATAAGCGTTGACGGGCAAAGCGATATTATTTTCTTTTAATTCTTGCGCCACTTCGTTGGTAATCGCTCCGTCTTGCAAATAACTGGAATAGGAACGATCAAGTTTGAAGAGAAGCGTCGATGGGGCGGCGAATAGGATAAGCAATCCAGCGATTTCTATTAGTCCATAAAACAACGCGACAATGTTGCGCCGCGAATGAAAGAAAAAGTCTGAAATGAAACCCGAAGATACGGCTCCGCCGGTCTCGATCATCTTGGCCCAGCCTAAGAGCGAACCCGCCGCAATGATCGAATAGGCCTTGTCTTCCTGCAGGTACATCACTCCCCAACTGCTGACGCCGTAACGCGCCACGTACATGCAGGCGCTGCTGAGTCCGAGAATCCACACGGCGGGATTCAGCAGCACTTCTTTTTGCGCTTGCCAAGTCGATAGCGCCGCGCCTGGGCTGGCGCTGGGATGATCGTTTTTGTAATCGGCGACGGTGGGAAGTCCATAGGTTCGGGGACGGTCGGCTAGAAATACCGCCATGAGGAGAGCTATGGCGAGCGTTGCGCCGCCCGCGCTCCAAAAACCCCAGCGCCAGCCGAAATA from Candidatus Omnitrophota bacterium encodes:
- a CDS encoding DUF1080 domain-containing protein — its product is MKKGAGLILFFSVLTLAMANATASENNDGWIGLFNGENLDGWKAVENPSSISVRDGMIVGDGPRAHLFYIGPVANLDFKNFIFRAEVLTVTGTNSGVFFHTKYEESSSPSQGYEAQINNSMPREKVKTGSLYQVKNLYETSVKDNQWFTLEIMVQGKRIVVKVDDKTLMDFTEPPDHMPPKSHPGRFLSSGTFALQNHDPKSRVYFRNIRVKILPD
- a CDS encoding PocR ligand-binding domain-containing protein, which gives rise to MQSNILLTVEDKPDTISLLSELAAKYFPEYRLLTAASTEEGLALASERDVDGVILDVRSPRIDGLEMCRRLKADERTAHIPIALLTDHISSPEFFAQCLEAGADDFIANPNGGVELAAKIRVLLRMKKAEDNLRALNARMDEIVEERTRELLESERKYRFLSENVQDVIWTIDNDFRFTYISPSIRYLRGYEPEEAIMQTFEETMTPESHQLVQEAYARYLEAEAQGRINKIDYLEIQQKRKDGSLVWVEIKIQPILNNKGQRIGFIGVNREIAERKRAKEALRESEGRVRANIDVILSPEGDMGALELSDIINVPAIQAIMNSFFRITHIGIGIIDLYGKVLVATGWQDICTKFHRIHAETNKYCVESDLELSSGIKPGAFQLYKCKNNMWDLATPIVIGGKHVGNIFLGQFLFDDETPDYIAFRGQARRYGFDEEEYIAALDRVPRWSRETVNNVMTFYAQLANLISTQSYSNIKLAQTLAGRKQAEEALRKSEEWRRTVLRKAMDGFWVVDLQGRLLEVNETYCRMSGYSAQELLAMRINDLDVLETIDVTASRIQKIMAQSEERFESQHRRKDGSIFDVEISAQFQPAEGGRFVVFLRDITERKRAEAALQEQIRLNKIFMDSMPCAALLIHPITRKIVAANRKGMEAGAVLGTQCFNTWIKRDDPCPWCLAVEKRTCGPPQQREVEHHGAIWDVHWIPVSEDLFLHYAFDITEKRQMEKQLLQAQKLEALGTLSGGIAHDFNNILTAIMGYTHLAYSSNHDPELVLEYLSIVLKASERAKNLIGQILAFSRKHDMDKHPFPIDLTIKEGLKLLRSTLPTTIEIKQNIDSDSMVMGDLNQIHQILMNLCMNAAHAMRDQGNLLEVSLIDREIQENIPLPLSDLPPGKYVCLTVKDNGHGIDPLIRDRIFDPFFTTKDKSEGTGLGLSVVLGIVKNHNGGIQLDSVLGQGTTFYVYLPVCNDAEKKQKENTSLQMGNGEWILFSDDEEYLRDLGRKMLETLGYRSVVCADGKEALEAFLLDPMKFALVMTDQTMPRMTGMQLAQEILHRRPDIPILLYTGYDERVTSESAAAAGIRDVEMKPVSIEHLSIVLAKLLSAKN
- a CDS encoding MFS transporter, producing the protein MNLFNYVAHFYRTGPDKPLLEDQNQIRKIFERKRWQVFLAIIIGYSFYYVARLSISVAKKPLIDSGILDAAQLGKIGTAIWLSYAFGKLINGFIADHCNMRKFMTTGLLLSAIINIFFGFSDVFIVFVVLWFLNGWFQSMGCAPSVVVMSQWFSNRECGTRYGLWSAAHSIGEGITFVMTAVVISYFGWRWGFWSAGGATLAIALLMAVFLADRPRTYGLPTVADYKNDHPSASPGAALSTWQAQKEVLLNPAVWILGLSSACMYVARYGVSSWGVMYLQEDKAYSIIAAGSLLGWAKMIETGGAVSSGFISDFFFHSRRNIVALFYGLIEIAGLLILFAAPSTLLFKLDRSYSSYLQDGAITNEVAQELKENNIALPVNAYTTSGTYKDSNEQEQKYWIIHCQGWTLGLTDYNIIDTGVQLHVGTKFHYLHVLGVSLFGFGLGGLLVFLGGLMAVDICSKRAAGAAMGLVGVFSYLGAAIQEWISGDLIKAGKTIVDGQTVHNFHSAFLFWLGAAILAVALSSMLWKVKAKD
- a CDS encoding PfkB family carbohydrate kinase, which gives rise to MTKHYDMLILGHISKDENITPDSRELSIGGAVVYSSVTAKRIGANLLALTKLNQNDQSALEIFSKHDVPYIYRNSRQSTSIRNTYFTPDRDKRKCEALGAADPFVIADIPDDVEADIYYLGGLMKGEFQEELIAQLAQRGKIATDAQGFLRVNENGPMVFKDWDRKREILPLVTYLKTDAAEAEILTGEKDAEKAARLLHSWGAQEVMVTSSPGVLVLAEEHIYFFPFTSKNLTGRTGRGDTCFSTYCYWRMHHSPKASCLLSAALTSLKMETPGPFSGELADVESAIVERYGLEKETIRDYTKPY